A stretch of DNA from Triticum dicoccoides isolate Atlit2015 ecotype Zavitan chromosome 2A, WEW_v2.0, whole genome shotgun sequence:
ACTGGAAAATCAAATAAGATTATGTAATATAATCAATATATCCTTTCTTATTTGTTTTCGTTTGAATCAGAAACTGTCTGAACACATctaaggccttgttcggttacACCTCTTCTTaagaggattggaggggatttgGGTGGATTTTGACTTGTGGGAGATTATATCCACCTCAATCCCTGCCAAACCCCTCCTAAATCCCTgtcaaccgaacaaggcctaaagCTTTTCTTAAAAATGGATAGGCCCATCCACTTGTTGATGCTCCTATAAGATGTGTGGGAGTCCCACAAGATTCAAATGCCTCAGGGATCTCCCCGAGTAGTGGGAAGCGGGTATATACCTTTGTATTTCTCCAGTAATGCCACAACAAAGAGCAATTGTTGTTCTTGGACTAATATGCAAATAACATCAGCTCACGATTAATGCGAAAAGGACAAATAATAAGAATAATAAGTGGACAAGATAATCTCCTTACAACAGATGGGTACAAATAAAGCGAGGATCCTATAACATAttcccgtctcaaaataagtgtctcaactttgtactaaagtagtaaggttaagacacttattttgggacgggagTACTACATATCtttgaaggattgcgtccttttcaacACCTTTTCATGTACTAAGGTTATCAGTCCAATATCAACATATGTGCCTTAATTTTGTCATAATACATATGTAAGAGAATCAACATATAGCGCACGATCAGATCTTATTTTTATTGATTAGAAGGTATCTCTAGACGCTATCAGCATACATATCTCACTCCCAAATAAACTACGGGTAAGAGTAACCATCTATTTGAAATTTCCAAGTCATTCTTCttaaatattactccctccgtaaataaatataagagcgtttagatcactactttagtgatctaaaagctcttagatttctttacggagggaagtgatctaaacgctcttatatttatttacggagggagtataccgCATGGTATATGTCCATGTCAAAAATGGAAATCAGATGAAAAGAGAGTGGACATTAACAATCTCTAAGATTAGCTTAATCACAGTGTCATTACACACTAAAAACTACAGGAAGGAAAACTCCCACCACATGGCTATGTATTTTCATCAGGTATGGCACACAGTTTATTTTACCATATTAAAATTGGGAGGGATGGCGATGATGAGATTGGTCAGTTCTCTAACCCAATCTATAACGAAAAATTTCTTATTTAGTTTTTTCAAAGTAAATATTGAAGACATGCTTGAAACATAGATTTTGTTAGAACAATAGTTGTTTAACAGCGGAAAATCACTTGAAATTCCCAATAAAATAGATATAGTAAATATGTCTGTTTTGTAGAAGAACTTACATGGCGGCCATATCCAGCACCATCACTAACTGATAGGCGAGCTTGACTATAAAGAGCGGAAAAACCTCTCCTAATCATTTTTGTAGTTCTCTTGAATTAATGGAACAAAGAAATAGGAAGAATAATGAATGGTTGTACACGAGCACTAAATTGGCAGCCTGCACGCTTGTGTTTCTCTAAATTTTATTCCTACTATTCTGAATACAAAACACCTCTGGATTTAGCTATGCCTATAAGAAAAATGGAAGTAGCACAAGCATTTAATGAAATGGTGCAAAGACAAGCAAAAGAACAGTCCATTTACCTGAGCTGACAAGGAGAAGCACACGAGCAAGGCAGGCAAGATCGAGAAGGAGACCAAGGTGGATGTTAGAAAAAACAGGCTGAAACCAAAAAAACAACATGGTCAGCACACAAACATTTCATCGAACGTGAAAACATGAAAACAACAATGATATCATTCGGCCAACCTTATAAAACAGAAGTTACCTTACCATGGCCAAAGGCCAGACCAATTGTTTAATACTTCGAATTTCCAAATCAATATTCTCATCTGCTTCTCCTCGCTATTTAGTCTCCATCTCTAGCATCTCTGGCTGTTGCAGTCCAATGAGCGAACATACATATTTTAGAAAATAAAAAGATTACTTGTGGAAGATCTAGAAGTGGGGAAGAACAAAATCTACAGCAGCCCAAGAGATTCAAATATAATATCAACTCATAAACCCGAGAGATTCCTTTTGGACTACATCACCTAGGCTGGCACCATACCAACTTTTACTTGTGGAAGATCTAGAAGTGGGGAAGAACAAAATCTACAACAGCCCAAGAGATTCAAATATACTATCAACTCATAAACTCGAGAGATTCCTTTTGGACTACATCACCTAGGCTGGCACCATACCAACTTTTACTTTGCAACACTCTGAAACATATCCGTACTCTCTGAAACATATCCGTACTTTCCACTTAGAGCGTCCTCCCAAATATAATAGTGTTACAACCCTGATACATAATATAGTGCAAGAGGGCTCACAGATCGATTGCTGGCTCACAGTACAGGGTGGTATGCCATCGACAAGCTAAGGTGATAAAAAAATTGGTGTATTTTCTCTTATGGGCAAGGAAGCAAGAGTTTCGCTATTACAAATTGTAAGAAACTGATAATTAGAGCAGATTACTTGTCCCCTGCCACTTGCCCTTCTCACCGGCCTACTCCTTCCCCCTgtagccggcctcctccccctcccctgcagCTTGAATGGAGAAACAAATTTAACCAATGTATTATACAAAGTATGACAGCTGACAGAAGTGTTGTGACAGAATAATAACAAATAAAACAGCTCATATAAGTTGCCTTCAGATGTTATATAAGGTGTAATTGCTCTAAACCAAAATTCTTACTGCAGACTCATTCAAATTCTTTTTCAGAGTTTCGGTATACTGAGCTGCTGCTTCctgatattttctgttgtagaaggGTTCATTGCCTGCAACATGCATAGTGGGGTACATTCAGATTCCAGAGAAGAGAGCCTTTGGATTAGCAGGGGACATATTTGCTAGCTAAAATCTGAATCTTGTTAGGCAATTGTTTGTGCAATGTGAATTCACTGTCTGAGTTGGTGTGCAGgtttgctatcattttttgtagcaTAGGCATGGTGTTCTGATTGCAAGTGAACGTAGCTGCAAAAGTGAGTTGTAGCATTGTTTGCCTGGCTCAGCTGATGAATTTGTTGTAGCAGAAACGACAACAAAAAAGCGGGGTTGAACTATCCATGTGTCTCGCTTTGAACAGAATTACCCCCTCTAATTCATCCATGTGTACAAGTGAACTGACACCAAATCCATCTGATTGGAATTCGTTACAGAAGAAACAAAATAAAGGGCATCCGTTTCCATCCATGTAAAGTGAATCCACCTCCAAGGGATCAGATGAGAGCACCCCCAAACCAAACCAATCTAGTGAGCCAGGTGAAAATTAAATCGTTGCAAGCAAGCAAGGAAGGGATGGTCGCCATCTTACCACCGCTGTTGAACTCGATGCTTCAACAGCCAGCGCGGTGCTGCTGTTGATGCAGGGGCGGAAGCTCGTCGGAGAAGGCCGACTGCACCATGTCGTGGTTGTATTGGTTGCTTGCGTACCCGGATGCCGGCACGTGTCCTTGGAGGTCGAAAACAACAGCATCGTTGTATGAGCTTGAACTTTTCCTGGAAGCATGACACATAACAAAATCATCTTGTGTAATGAAAAATGTGACTGGTGTCATCTTAAGTAGTCAATAATATATCTGAAGAAACAAAAGCATGTGCCTAGGCACCAAAATTCAGCAGGTATGTTTTTACTTGTCGGTTATAGCGAGACTGAATAGGATGAGGAGCTTCACTAATAAAAAGAGATGCTACAGCTAAATGGAAGTGAATGTATCGCAAGGAAGGAAGAGTTTTGCTATTACAAATTGTAAGAAACTGATAATTAGAGCAGATTACTTGTCCCCTGCCACTTGCCCGTCTCACAGGCCTGCTCCTTCCCCctgtcgccggcctcctcccctgcaGCTCCACCCTATCCCTACGGGAGCGCCGCCTGTAGCTCTGCCCCCGCTGATGGACCAACACCAACCCACGAGCAATTACCAAAGGGGTTGAGAAGGGATGAGGCTAGCAGATGCTCACCTCGTGCTCCTCCTGCTTGGCGGAAGAGGCAGCAGTGCACGAACTCCAAACTCCAATCGCCAGGTCGCGCCCGACCTCTCCGGCGCAGGCCGACGCCAGCGGAGACCCTCCGAAGCCACAcctccctctctctcctgcagATTGAATCCAGCACCGCCGCCGTCACCGGGAAGCTCGCCTCCGCACCGGCGGCGGACAAGATGCGATGGGGGGGAGACTGagatgggaggaggaggaggaggaggaggaggcggcggctaggggAAGCCGGGGAGGCGACtgaggtgggaggaggaggagggggcggcgatgGGAGGAgaaggggcggcggctagggttgtgaGGAAGGACGCAGGTACGCGGTGTGAGGAAGGACGCGGGGTCGTTCATTTTTCTTTCGCTCTCCCGCTCTCGCCCGAGTCGCTGAACTATTCACAGATGACGTGGATGGCGTGGTTGTGCCTAGCATATCCCTTACCTTTATATGTTCAATGATATTACTCGGTTTTTTATAATTATTGTTCTCCACAAAAATAATATGTTAGTAGCACTGCTAAAAACATATCCAAAGTAGTGGTTGGAGTCACGCATGTTCCAGACCTGCAGGGTTAAACCATACTACTGGATGGACATGATTATATCCATCCGCAAAACTAACTCAAAACTATGATATGCGTAACTGAGGCTTCTGATTTTAGTATTCATCTACAACAACTATACAACTCTATGAGCTAACCAATATTTCATAACTTACTTTGGTCATATACAAATAATACAAAACACCAACAATAATGATCTGCAATAACGGGAAAAGGGTAGTGGAGGTGAGAAATACTTGGAAGTTACAGCACTGCACCAAAGTATATGGCTTCTGGTTTTCAATATCGAACATTTAGATGcataaataaaatcaaaataaaaagACCATATTTGAAATAAAAGCAATGCTTTGCACTGACTAACAACGGAAAAAGGAATGATGCATGTTTATAGCGGCCTCTAAGAGGAAGAGACGAAAATGAGAGGATCAAGAGATAATAGTACAAGTGATTGATCGAAGTTTTCATTTGAACGTAACATTATTGATGCATTAATAAGGCAAATGTGTACATAAGCGACTCGGTGacaattaggctggtcatagtggagagtaacttagactagtaacatacatatgttactagtctatgttactaccttcatagtgggtagtgtcataggtgtggtaatatagttgccttcatttattactttgtagactcattatgcattggaaaccgctatgtgatggtaacatattatgttactctatttgcctctctcctcattaactacttgccacatcaccaattttgcttatgtggcatctatgttactacctatgttactcccactatgaccagccttaaccAAATTATCTTCATGAAAAAGCCTAGTTATCACCTTGTCTTATTGTTTTAGTGCCAATTAAATTCAATTAGAGACCGTGCTCCTTAGGCGTGGAACCATATgctaattaatactccctctgttctaaaATATAGTACATActttgttttgaaaagtcaaacgtaTCAATGTTTGATTAAGTTTTTAAAAAATCAACATCCATATGTACTTCTATAGTTTATTTATTTAGTACTTCAGATATTGATAGTTTATTCTAGAAACTTGGTCAAACATGGACATCTTTGACTTTTGAAAGACTCATATGCACTGCATTGTGGAACAGAAGCAGCATAAAGCATGCCGTGTATAAACTACCTGAGATTGTTAATCCACAAGCACGAACATGGTACTCAAGCAATGAAGCATGAGGCTTTCATATTGAAACCTTACACGGTATAGTCTGCTACTTGTTTAGCCCTCAAGTGAGCGGGGTTGAATTTGAATCAGCCTACCAAAGAAAGAATGGCAGAGGGAGAGGAATGAGGTATCGGGAGTTGTACTGGAGACCTTGTGGACCATGGCATGTCGATGAAGGCGACCAAGTTCCGAAGACGAGGTCGTCCCTGTCTAGCACCTTTGCTAGCTGAGGCGGCCTACGTTGTCGCCTGCTCCTCTAGGCCCCGAGCGTCGTCGTCGTTGGACGTTAATTACCACATAGAAGAAGAGGAGAAAGATGGAGCGATGGGCGGGGTGTGCGGCCTGGTGATGGAAATGAAAAGCCGGTGCAACCTTGTGGCGCGGAGGAGGCGGTGTGGGCCGGACACCCATGCAACTGTGTGGTACGGAGGAGGCGGTGATGGACTGGCGGCACCCGTGCAACCATATGACGCGGAGGAGCAGGTGATGGGCCAGGTGTATGTGCAACCGTGTGGTGCGGATGAGGTGGTGATTTGGGCGTACCGCCATGAgataagggggagaaatatgaagaGATGGGCGGGACATGCGGCGTGGTGCTGGACTGATGGCGCCCATGCAACCATGTGACGCAAAGGAGGCGGTGATGGGCCAAGCTGGCAGTGACCGTGCAACTGTGCGATGGTACATCACTTTAATAGGCATGGATATAGTTAGTTGCATTATTAATTCCCTTATACTAGATGTACATGAGTGACACGTAACCCTTTTTTGTCGCAAAAAGTAGTCGCTCTGATCTAAAATAAATGTAGTGGTTTTAGTTTAGAAAGTGTGACATATAACCCATTAAGTGTTGGACACATGTAGTTGGATGGTTGACCCAAACACTAAACAATACCTAttattggatggttaggaggacattgGTATCCCCTGCCAACCAAAGTTTAAGTCCCAAACTAGACATTGGTACTTGCGTTTTTTTGGATTTATTCCAGGTTTTTTGATGATGTGCgttcagtggaaggagacgttcccgTTGAATACAAAGGCATCTATCATGACTTCATCAATCTTAAGATGATGTGCCGGTTCAGTCTATTAGAGGTGCTCATAGGAGTAAGGTCTAAGGGTGAGTGTATGTGAGCCACTTCGATTGTAGTGTGTTTAAAGAAACAATACCTACTCACCTGGTAAGGGCATCTTCAACAGTTTGTATGTTAGCTTGTTGATAAAATATGTCATGTCATCAGCCAACACCTTAACATACAACAACTCCAATAAATTATATCTAGTTTACCAATAAGATGTGAGATAATAAATGAGGTGATCTCTCATTCTACATTGAAACTTGTGCAAGAAgtgttggttcatgtacatacaacctttctccctttcttcatttattgtatgacacatcatcaaaaatcctactccctctgtaaactaatataaaagcatttagataactactttagtgatctaaacactcttatattagtttacgaaggGAGTATGTGACAAAGTCTACCAACAATTATCTTACAaccattgaagatgccctaagaGACTATGATTCTTCTAAACAAAATTAAGTGATTCTCCTAAAAAAATAAGACAGATGGTCACTTGACCCTCCACAGCCCCGAAGGGCTCACAGTgcttatatttgagggactttagataTTGTAGTGATATCGGCAAGAAGAAGGTGGGATTAAGACGGATTGCGGTCCACGGGCATGGCAATTTAACCCTTACAGACGCTTCCACCTTGGAAGACATTTGGACTCGACTATATCTGGATTCCAGCGTGCACATGGCTGTAACACGTGCGAGTGCCACAGGATAAATAATCTTTTTTAGCAAAAAGCCAACATTCACTATAGTTGAATACCGTAACAGCCGGTAAACACAAACCTTGCAAACATGCCTGTTGCACATGAACGACTGAGAAAATCTTCAGGGTATTTATCTAGCCTAACAGGGATTTTTTGTCTAGCTGGATCATAGTTCTACCAAAGTCCAAAAATGGCATATCATCAAACCTTCAAACTATTCTGAAGGCTTCAGAGGCATTTTCATCAGCAAGGTTATATCAGGCCAAGACGATCATCTCGTGCTGCTTCCTTTCTTGAACGCTGTAAGGTTCCTTTTGAGAGACTTAACAGCAGATAACATTTGTAGCTTCTCCGTGGACGCCCCGGCATGTTTCTGCTTGATGTTCCTAGTCGATGCATCATCAGGTGGCAATGTACTCCCCGGAGATGACTCCTCCACAGGTGGTTCACTATCCAATGTGCCTGCATGCACGCCCTTCTTCCCAGCTTGCTTTCGTTTGAAGTCGGCACTCCTGTACAAAACCATTCACAGTCAGCATCAATTACAGTTAATGCAGGTCAGGCAGATTATACAATAGTAGTAGGATGGGTAGATGAAGGTGATGGATGCTGGTAGTACCTCTTGTACTGGGGATCAGTAGGATCCAGCGCAAACAGATGAGACGTGAACATGGGATCAAACCTCTTGTCATTGCTAAGATCAATATGAGGATGTTTGTCCTCGACAGAATCCTTGCCCTTCTTGCCCTTTTTACTCTTGCGTTTTATGTTAAAGCCCTTTGCACCATTGCCTGCATCCTGATCAGCAACCAAGAGCTCCAACTCTTCTTTAGTTGCTTCTGGTTCGAAATGTTCCTCTGGAAGCTTGTACtttcctttccctttttctttACCTTTGGCCTTCACCTTCTGCTTCTTCATTGGCTTAACGTCTTCATCAGACTTTTCATCCTCAAAgaaatcatcatcttcatcagcaccatcttcgttgctatcgtcgtcatcatcatcatcatccttcgACGACCTCTTCCTAGCTTTCCGCTTTTCCTTCATTTTTTCTTGATGCATCTCCCAGACAGTCTTCTTCTCGCTGCTCTTCCTCTCAAGGATACGTTTGCTAAGGTCCTCAAGTTCCGTGTTAAATGTTATCTCCATGTCCTGGTCATCAGTTTGTTCCTCATCCGATTTATCTCCTTGTAGTAAAAGAGCCAACCGTTCCTTATTTGTTAACTTCCTTTTCGCTACTCCATTTGGTCGAGGCTCATCACCAGAATCATCTATATCATCATCTGACTCACTATCACTCGCTAAAAATACACCAAGGTCATCTAACTGCGACAAAAAAAGAGAAGACGTTAAAGATGTCAAAccaaagaaaaaaatagaaggacAAGAAACAATGACATATAGATTGAAAGTTTTCATGAGAAGAAAAGGGTAGAAAATGCATGTCATCAACATAATTCACAACTGTCCCAAGAAGATAAAAAAAAACAAGAGTCCACTATGACACTTTACTTGCCCCCTTCACATTTATTATTGAGTTTTAAGTAATAGAGCTAACCTGTTCATCATTGAACTTCCGCCTCAGTTTCTTCTTACGCTCTGGCTCATCATCATCCCATGTGAGCTTAACTTTGCTATGTTGCAAAGCACGAGTCTCAAAATCAGGCTCCTTGTAATTCGGAGGTGCCTGCATGGAGTCAAATAAATTATGAACTGAAAATACGACTTAGCACGAGGGGAAGGCAAGTTGTGCTTAAATAACATCATAACTTATTCAGCCACTTCTGAAAAGGGTAACATTTATGCTGCCAAGTGCGAACAGTTTAATATGAGTACCAACAAATATGGGTGCAGCTACAAGATACCTCTGTAGCCACATCGCGAGCAGGATGTTTGAACTCCATAGAGTCCGAAATAAACTGCAAATCGAACACATTTGCTGTTTTCAAGAACTCGGTACCATCAAGAGTCGTGTATAGGTGATTTGCAGTTGTACTGGAATCACACACCACAACTGCATAGTAGTACCTGCAGTAAGAACATAATCACAAGAGAACACAATAAGAAACTCTTGGAAAGTAACTGTATATTGACCAAGCTTCAAAATATCAGATATCGGGTTCGTATCGGTTTGGCTTCGACATATCAGATGTCGGATATCGGATGATATATCGGACGATATGTAGATATATCAGAGAAAATATGTCTAGTCTTTTTTTTCATTATTTTGTTAAATACATTTATTTTTAGTAAAACAAAATATATGATGTCATCTACGTATATATGCATTTGTACGAAACATTGTGCATGACTTTGATAATACATAATGAACTTGTAAATGCATAATCTTATTTCAGTGCATTCTGATAAATAATTGTTGTCATCTACGTACCATTCTATATCGGTGGACATATCGGGCTAGATATCGGCCATATCGGTCGATATTTCGGTCCATATCAGATGATATGTTTGAAAATGATATTTACAAAATGATATGTTATGTTTATATCAGTAGAGCCCCAAAAGTGATATATCGGTCGTATCAGCCTAGATTTAAAAGCTTGATATGGACTATAGTTCGTAAAAAAGATGGACAGACAAGGCTGTTTGGACATACGCACACAATCCCAAAGACCCAAACATGTGAAGTAGAAGCCACCGTAGTTACAATTACATTAGGATTTGAACATTTTAATATTTCAGTTAATAATATGGAGATTCAGATCATGGTTTTAAAATACATGTTCGAACCCATCTCAGTTAGTCCCAGACAAACAGATAAATAAACATGATGACAATCAGCAAAAAATATCTATGTTTTATTCCTAACCTCAGTCTGTTTAGCTCATAAGTACGCAGCTTGTTGTTCTCAGAATCAGAGTCATGCTCATCTTCTTCGTCATCGTCTTCATCACTGTCATTGTCATCGTCTTCATCACcgtcattgtcattatcattgtcaTCTTCAGAGTCATACTCACGATCTTCGTCGTCCTCTTCATCACTGTCACTGTCATTGCCATTATCATTGTCATCTTCCCCACCATCACCAT
This window harbors:
- the LOC119357802 gene encoding uncharacterized protein LOC119357802, with the protein product MCTLESRYSRVQMSSKVEASPPPLLLPSPPPPPPPTSVASPASPSRRLLLLLLLLPSQSPPHRILSAAGAEASFPVTAAVLDSICRREREVWLRRVSAGVGLRRRGRARPGDWSLEFVHCCLFRQAGGARGKVQAHTTMLLFSTSKDTCRHPGTQATNTTTTWCSRPSPTSFRPCINSSTALAVEASSSTAVLQGRGRRPATGGRSRPVRRASGRGQVICSNYQFLTICNSETLASLPIRENTPIFLSP
- the LOC119354272 gene encoding pre-rRNA-processing protein ESF1-like; the encoded protein is MAPTADSVDLKGQKKAKKSNSKDERKHRKDKHDRPAADEASLRNEAKRKHKGGQEGKEHGKKPKKENKAGAEAEAMGAEVKRGEEKMKRAMEDERFAAARTDPRFRPMRRKEAKVALDSRFNGMLTDPMFSSSEAPVDKRGRRRKKGAKENPMLHYYLKQEEGDEKEKVKLVQEDDDDEVEEEDEQVEEESSSSDDEEEEEDDDECSVGSDIAHYLMARHDDTPMIDKETHRLAVVNMDWDHIKAVDLYMVMTSCIPKGGRVLSVSIYPSEFGLECMNIETTQGPSSLLGIHGDSDGDGGEDDNDNGNDSDSDEEDDEDREYDSEDDNDNDNDGDEDDDNDSDEDDDEEDEHDSDSENNKLRTYELNRLRYYYAVVVCDSSTTANHLYTTLDGTEFLKTANVFDLQFISDSMEFKHPARDVATEAPPNYKEPDFETRALQHSKVKLTWDDDEPERKKKLRRKFNDEQLDDLGVFLASDSESDDDIDDSGDEPRPNGVAKRKLTNKERLALLLQGDKSDEEQTDDQDMEITFNTELEDLSKRILERKSSEKKTVWEMHQEKMKEKRKARKRSSKDDDDDDDDSNEDGADEDDDFFEDEKSDEDVKPMKKQKVKAKGKEKGKGKYKLPEEHFEPEATKEELELLVADQDAGNGAKGFNIKRKSKKGKKGKDSVEDKHPHIDLSNDKRFDPMFTSHLFALDPTDPQYKRSADFKRKQAGKKGVHAGTLDSEPPVEESSPGSTLPPDDASTRNIKQKHAGASTEKLQMLSAVKSLKRNLTAFKKGSSTR